The following proteins are encoded in a genomic region of Microtus ochrogaster isolate Prairie Vole_2 chromosome 5, MicOch1.0, whole genome shotgun sequence:
- the Zbtb47 gene encoding zinc finger and BTB domain-containing protein 47 gives MLLVEKTTDSPAAEFSLVEDVALHFACLMGRLNEQRLFQPDLCDVDLVLVPQRSVFPAHKGVLAAYSQFFHSLFTQNKQLQRVELSLEALAPSGLQQILNFIYTSKLLVNAANVHEVLSAASLLQMADIAASCQELLDARSLAPPGPVALAQPAASCAPVPPPPYYCDIKQEADTPGLPKIYAREGPDPYSVRVEDGAGTTGDSAAPGPAQPLLFKEEKEGTPEEAEPPGSLCKLESGEGLERELGASGTYGRQEQSQIIVEVNLNNQTLHVSTGPEGKPGSGATVVLGQEDGMQEHSEEEEEGGGSGGGEEEEEEEEEEEEGSQGEEEDEEGPSAQEDDDEADGPSEQDAESSEEEGETESRQDPAGPAGCQGGQVDPPLHSRMSTRSRGQNAQRRATPEPEEAGRRGGKKPKASGAVPATQAADGLGAKVKLEEKQQHPCQKCPRVFNNRWYLEKHMNVTHSRMQICGQCGKRFLLESELQLHRQTDCERNIQCVTCGKAFKKLWSLHEHNKIVHGYAEKKFSCEICEKKFYTMAHVRKHMVAHTKDMPFTCETCGKSFKRSMSLKVHSLQHSGEKPFRCENCNERFQYKYQLRSHMSIHIGHKQFMCQWCGKDFNMKQYFDEHMKTHTGEKPYICEICGKSFTSRPNMKRHRRTHTGEKPYPCDVCGQRFRFSNMLKAHKEKCFRVSHPLPSDPATLPTAHLQPTAPLFPTAAPRLDTN, from the exons ATG TTGCTGGTTGAGAAGACTACAGACTCCCCGGCGGCAGAGTTCTCGCTGGTGGAGGACGTGGCCCTGCACTTCGCCTGCTTGATGGGCCGCCTGAATGAGCAGCGCCTCTTCCAGCCGGACCTGTGTGACGTGGACCTGGTGCTGGTGCCCCAGCGTAGCGTGTTCCCCGCGCACAAGGGGGTGCTGGCTGCTTACAGTCAGTTCTTCCATTCGCTCTTCACGCAGAACAAGCAGCTGCAGCGGGTCGAGCTGTCTCTCGAGGCGCTGGCGCCCAGTGGCCTGCAGCAGATCCTGAACTTCATATATACGTCTAAGCTGCTGGTGAACGCGGCCAACGTGCACGAGGTACTCAGCGCGGCCTCGCTGCTGCAGATGGCGGACATCGCAGCCTCCTGCCAGGAGCTGCTGGACGCTCGGTCCCTGGCGCCCCCGGGCCCTGTGGCCCTGGCGCAGCCAGCTGCCAGCTGTGCCCCAGTGCCTCCGCCGCCCTACTACTGTGACATCAAGCAGGAGGCAGATACCCCCGGCCTACCGAAGATCTACGCCCGAGAAGGCCCTGACCCCTACTCTGTGCGCGTGGAGGACGGGGCAGGGACCACTGGGGACTCTGCTGCTCCAGGGCCAGCACAGCCACTGCTCttcaaggaggaaaaggaagggaccCCTGAGGAGGCCGAGCCGCCTGGTAGCCTGTGCAAGCTAGAAAGTGGAGAGGGACTAGAGCGGGAATTGGGTGCCTCGGGCACCTATGGGCGCCAGGAGCAGTCTCAAATCATTGTGGAGGTGAACCTCAATAACCAAACCCTGCATGTGTCCACTGGGCCTGAGGGCAAACCGGGCTCTGGGGCCACCGTGGTGCTGGGCCAGGAGGATGGGATGCAGGAACattcagaagaagaggaggaaggaggaggtagtggagggggagaggaggaggaggaagaggaggaggaagaagaggaaggcagccagggagaggaggaagatgaggaagggcCCAGTGCGCAGGAGGATGACGACGAAGCAGATGGGCCCAGTGAGCAGGATGCAGAGAGTtcggaggaggagggggagactgAGAGCAGGCAGGACCCTGCGGGTCCAGCAGGGTGTCAAGGTGGCCAGGTGGACCCTCCGCTGCACAGCAGAATGTCCACACGGTCCCGGGGGCAAAACGCTCAGCGCCGAGCTACCCCCGAGCCTGAGGAGGCTGGGCGCAGAGGCGGGAAGAAGCCCAAGGCCTCGGgagctgttcctgccacccaggCAGCCGACGGACTGGGGGCCAAGGTGAAGCTGGAGGAGAAACAGCAGCACCCGTGCCAGAAGTGCCCCCGGGTCTTCAACAACCGCTGGTACCTGGAGAAGCACATGAACGTGACGCACAGTCGCATGCAGATCTGCGGCCAGTGCGGGAAACGCTTCCTGCTGGAGAGTGAGCTGCAGCTGCATCGGCAGACGGACTGTGAGCGCAACATCCAG TGCGTAACGTGTGGCAAAGCCTTCAAGAAGCTCTGGTCCCTGCATGAGCACAACAAGATCGTGCACGGCTACGCGGAGAAGAAGTTCTCCTGCGAGATCTGCGAGAAGAAGTTCTACACCATGGCGCATGTGCGCAAACACATGGTTG CCCACACCAAGGACATGCCCTTCACCTGTgagacctgtgggaagtccttcaagCGCAGTATGTCTCTCAAGGTGCACTCGCTGCAGCATTCTGGGGAGAAGCCTTTCCGCTGTGAG AACTGCAATGAACGCTTCCAGTACAAGTACCAGCTGCGCTCACACATGAGCATCCACATCGGTCACAAGCAGTTCATGTGCCAGTGGTGCGGCAAGGACTTCAACATGAAGCAGTACTTCGACGagcacatgaagacacacacag GGGAGAAGCCATACATCTGTGAGATCTGTGGCAAGAGCTTCACCAGCCGGCCCAACATGAAGCGGCACCGGCGCACGCACACGGGAGAGAAGCCCTACCCGTGCGACGTGTGTGGCCAGCGCTTCCGCTTCTCCAACATGCTGAAGGCACACAAGGAGAAATGTTTCCGTGTCAGCCACCCACTGCCCAGCGACCCCGCCACCCTGCCCACCGCACACCTGCAGCCTACAGCCCCTCTCTTCCCCACTGCAGCTCCCAGGCTGGACACCAACTGA
- the Klhl40 gene encoding kelch-like protein 40, with translation MTLGLEQAEEQRLYQQTLLQDGLKDMLDHGKFLDCVVRVGEREFPCHRLVLAACSPYFRARFLAEPDGAGELRLEEVSPDVVSQVLHYLYTSEIALDEANVQDLFAAAHRFQIPSIFTICVSFLQKRLCLANCLAVFRLGLLLDCARLAVAARDFICSRFPLVARDNDFLGLSADELIAIISSDGLNVEKEEAVFEAVMRWAGSGDAEAQAERQHALPIVFESIRCRLLPRAFLESRVERHPLVRAQPELLRKVQMVKDAHEGRLTTLRKKKKEKGQETAKTKEANQGAADAKAGDDEERVLPGILNDTLRFGMFLQDLIFMISEEGAVAYDPAANECYCASLSTQIPKNHVSLVTKENQIFVAGGLFYNEDNKEDPMSAYFLQFDHLDSEWLGMPPLPSPRCLFGLGEALNAIYVVGGRELKDSEDSLDSVLCYDRLSFKWGESDPLPYAVYGHTVLSHMDLVYVIGGKGKDRKCLNTMCVYDPKKFEWKELAPMQTARSLFGATVHDGRIFVAAGVTDTGLTSSAEVYSIADNKWSSFEAFPQERSSLSLVSLAGTLYALGGFATLETESGELVPTELNDIWRFNQDEKKWEGVLREIAYAAGATFLPVRLNVLRLTKM, from the exons ATGACGCTGGGTTTGGAGCAGGCAGAGGAGCAGCGGCTGTACCAGCAGACGCTCCTTCAGGACGGCCTCAAGGACATGCTGGACCATGGCAAGTTCCTGGACTGCGTGGTGCGTGTGGGCGAGCGCGAGTTCCCGTGCCACCGCCTGGTACTGGCGGCCTGCAGCCCCTACTTCCGCGCGCGCTTCCTGGCCGAGCCCGACGGCGCGGGAGAGCTGCGCCTGGAGGAGGTGTCGCCCGACGTGGTGTCCCAGGTGCTGCACTACCTCTACACGTCGGAGATCGCTCTGGACGAGGCAAACGTGCAGGACCTGTTCGCGGCGGCCCACCGATTCCAGATCCCATCCATCTTCACCATCTGCGTGTCGTTCCTGCAGAAGCGCCTGTGCTTGGCCAATTGCCTGGCTGTCTTCCGCCTCGGCCTCCTACTGGACTGTGCGCGCCTGGCGGTGGCCGCGCGCGACTTCATCTGCTCGCGCTTCCCGCTGGTGGCGCGCGACAACGACTTCCTGGGGCTCTCGGCAGACGAGCTGATCGCCATCATCTCCAGCGACGGCCTTAACGTGGAGAAGGAGGAAGCGGTGTTCGAGGCGGTGATGCGCTGGGCCGGCAGCGGCGATGCCGAGGCACAGGCGGAGCGCCAGCACGCACTGCCTATCGTCTTCGAGAGCATTCGCTGCCGCCTGCTACCTCGCGCCTTCCTGGAGAGCCGCGTGGAGCGCCACCCACTCGTGCGCGCCCAGCCCGAGCTGCTGCGCAAGGTTCAGATGGTGAAGGACGCGCACGAGGGCCGCCTCACTACACTGcgcaagaagaagaaggagaagggccAGGAAACAGCCAAGACCAAGGAGGCCAACCAGGGCGCAGCAGACGCCAAGGCTGGGGACGATGAGGAGCGAGTGCTACCTGGTATCCTCAATGATACCCTGCGCTTTGGAATGTTCCTGCAAGACCTTATCTTCATGATCAGTGAGGAGGGCGCCGTGGCCTACGACCCAGCTGCCAACGAATGCTACTGTGCCTCCCTGTCCACCCAGATCCCCAAGAACCACGTCAGCCTGGTGACCAAGGAGAACCAGATCTTTGTGGCCGGTGGCCTCTTCTACAATGAggataacaaggaggaccctatgAGTGCTTACTTTCTGCAG TTTGACCACTTGGACTCTGAGTGGCTGGGGATGCCGCCACTCCCCTCACCACGCTGCCTCTTCGGCCTGGGGGAGGCTCTCAACGCCATCTACGTGGTTGGCGGCCGGGAGCTCAAGGACAGCGAGGACAGCCTGGACTCCGTCTTGTGCTACGACCGGCT GTCATTCAAATGGGGTGAATCGGACCCACTGCCCTATGCAGTGTACGGCCACACAGTGCTTTCCCACATGGACCTCGTCTACGTCATTGGCGGCAAAGGCAAGGACAG GAAATGTCTAAACACGATGTGTGTCTACGACCCCAAGAAGTTTGAGTGGAAGGAGCTGGCACCCATGCAGACAGCCCGCTCGCTCTTTGGGGCCACCGTTCATGATGGCCGCATCTTTGTGGCTGCAGGGGTGACAGACACAGGGCTTACCAGCTCCGCGGAGGTGTACAGCATTGCAGACAACAA GTGGTCCTCCTTCGAGGCCTTCCCACAGGAGCGTAGCTCCCTCAGCCTGGTCAGCTTAGCTGGCACTCTCTATGCCCTGGGTGGCTTTGCCACTCTGGAGACCGAGTCTGGAGAGCTGGTCCCCACTGAGCTCAATGACATATGGAG GTTCAACCAGGATGAGAAGAAGTGGGAGGGGGTCCTGCGGGAGATCGCCTACGCAGCCGGTGCCACCTTCCTCCCCGTTCGCCTCAATGTGCTTCGCCTGACCAAGATGTGA
- the Hhatl gene encoding protein-cysteine N-palmitoyltransferase HHAT-like protein, with amino-acid sequence MGIKTALPTAELGLYSLVLSGSLAYAGRGLLEASQDGAHRKAFRESVRPGWEYLGRKMDVADFEWVMWFTNFRNIIVFALSGHVLFAKLCTMVAPQLRSWMYAVYGVLAVLGTMGPWYLLLLLGHCVGLYVASLLGQPWLCLALGLASLASFKMDPLISWQSGFVTGAFDLQDVLFHGGSGFTVLRCTSFALESCAHPDRRYSLADLLKYNFYLPFFFFGPIMTFDRFHAQVSQEPVRPEGELWRIQAQAGFSAAAIVAVDIFFHFFYILTIPSDLKFASRLPDSALAGLAYSNLVYDWVKAAVLFGVVNTVARLDHLDPPQPPKCITALYVFGETHFDRGINDWLCKYVYDHIGGDHSAVIPELAASVATFVVTTLWLGPCDIVYLWSVLNCFGLNFELWVQKLAECGPLAQIEARLTEQMSRRVRALCGAVNFWAIIMYNLVSLNSLEFTELVARRLLLTGFPQTTLAILFVTYCGVQLVKERERTLALEEEEQGKDKEKLE; translated from the exons ATGGGGATCAAGACAGCTCTGCCCACAGCGGAGCTCGGTCTCTACTCCCTGGTGCTGAGCGGGTCCCTGGCTTATGCTGGCCGAGGTCTCCTGGAGGCATCACAAG ATGGGGCCCACAGGAAGGCCTTCCGGGAGTCTGTGCGACCTGGCTGGGAGTACCTGGGCCGGAAGATG GATGTGGCTGACTTCGAGTGGGTGATGTGGTTTACCAACTTCCGAAACATCATTGTCTTTGCGCTCTCGGGACACGTGCTGTTTGCCAAACTCTGCACTATGGTGGCCCCCCAG CTCCGCTCCTGGATGTATGCTGTCTATggagtcctggctgtgctgggcaCAATGGGCCCATGGTACCTGCTGCTCCTGCTTGGCCACTGTGTAGGCCTCTATGTGGCCTCACTCTTAGGCCAGCCCTGGTTGTGTCTTGCCCTTGGTctggccagcctggcctccttCAAGATGGACCCCCTGATCTCTTGGCAG aGTGGGTTTGTAACAGGCGCCTTTGATCTTCAAGACGTCCTCTTCCACGGGGGCAGTGGCTTCACGGTGCTTCGCTGCACCAGCTTCGCCCTGGAAAGCTGCGCCCACCCTGACCGCCGCTACTCCCTAGCTGACCTGCTGAAGTACAATTTCTAcctgcccttcttcttcttcgGGCCCATCATGACCTTTGACCGTTTCCATGCTCAG GTGAGCCAGGAGCCAGTGAGGCCAGAAGGGGAGCTGTGGCGAATCCAGGCCCAGGCAGGATTCAGCGCGGCGGCCATCGTGGCTGTGGACATCTTCTTCCACTTCTTCTACATCCTCACCATCCCCAGCGACCTCAAGTTTGCCAGCCGCCTTCCAGACAGTGCTCTCG CTGGCCTGGCCTACTCCAACCTGGTGTACGACTGGGTGAAGGCAGCCGTCCTCTTTGGTGTGGTCAATACGGTGGCACGCCTGGACCACCTGGACCCTCCGCAGCCGCCCAAGTGTATAACTGCGCTCTATGTCTTTGGAGAAAC GCACTTTGACCGCGGCATCAATGACTGGCTTTGCAA GTACGTGTATGACCACATCGGTGGCGATCATTCGGCCGTGATTCCGGAGCTGGCTGCCTCTGTGGCCACGTTCGTCGTCACCACTCTGTGGCTTGGGCCTTGTGACATCGTCTACCTGTGGTCTGTCCTTAACTGCTTCGGCCTCAATTTTGAGCTCTGGGTGCAGAAGCTGGCAGAGTGTGGGCCGCTGGCACAAATCGAG GCCCGGCTAACAGAGCAGATGTCTCGGAGGGTCCGGGCCCTCTGCGGGGCTGTAAACTTCTGGGCTATCATCATGTACAACCTTGTGAGTCTCAAcagccttgagttcacagagctGGTTGCCCGACGCCTGCTACTCACAG GCTTCCCCCAGACCACGCTGGCCATCTTGTTTGTCACCTACTGTGGTGTCCAGCTGGTGAAGGAGCGTGAGCGGACCCTAGCgttggaggaagaggagcaggggaAGGACAAAGAGAAGCTGGAGTAG